A region from the Tahibacter amnicola genome encodes:
- a CDS encoding DUF2304 domain-containing protein, which produces MSAQITAAIIGLLLAGSILYLVRRDHLHGPYALWWLVVAAATLVISFVPRTIDWLAHLTGIAYPPVLPIIIGLSLILLRMLQLDIERSRQERQLRRLNQKLAILEEELITLHRRLEDRQRPGGSAAAE; this is translated from the coding sequence GTGAGCGCCCAGATCACCGCCGCCATCATCGGCCTGCTGCTGGCCGGCAGCATTCTTTATCTGGTCCGCCGCGACCACCTGCACGGCCCCTACGCGCTCTGGTGGCTGGTTGTTGCCGCGGCCACCCTGGTAATCAGCTTCGTGCCGAGGACCATCGACTGGCTGGCGCACCTGACCGGCATCGCCTACCCGCCCGTGCTCCCGATCATCATCGGGCTCTCTCTCATTCTGCTGCGCATGCTCCAGCTCGACATCGAGCGGTCACGACAGGAGCGCCAGCTTCGACGCCTCAACCAGAAGCTGGCCATCCTCGAGGAAGAACTGATCACCCTGCACCGCCGCCTGGAGGATCGCCAGCGCCCGGGCGGATCCGCCGCCGCGGAGTGA
- a CDS encoding ferritin-like domain-containing protein: MPDSFETDLFRAAAGCLAAREPAEKMRLTREAATAFAEGRLQPTGNDPVTPIDEPGRPEQPILVAPRNLAQRGLGTDEGRAALVHAVAHIEFNAVNLAWDAVYRFRDMPAGFYADWVSVAADEARHFAMLEERLAELGHRYGDFPAHNGLWEMAKKTADSCLNRMALVPRVLEARGLDVTPGMMARLQSTGDTRTVAILDIILAEEVAHVAAGSRWFEWCCQRAGIDPAETFDTLLRTHCRGVVRGPFNRTARLAAGFSVEEMARLDTLVA; the protein is encoded by the coding sequence ATGCCCGATTCGTTCGAAACTGATCTCTTTCGCGCAGCGGCAGGCTGCCTCGCCGCGCGCGAGCCCGCCGAAAAAATGCGCCTGACCCGTGAAGCGGCGACGGCGTTTGCGGAAGGCCGGTTGCAGCCGACCGGCAATGACCCCGTAACGCCCATCGACGAACCCGGCCGGCCGGAGCAACCGATCCTGGTAGCCCCGCGCAACCTGGCGCAGCGGGGCCTGGGCACGGATGAGGGACGCGCTGCCCTGGTGCACGCGGTTGCCCATATTGAGTTCAATGCGGTAAACCTGGCCTGGGATGCCGTCTATCGCTTCCGCGACATGCCTGCCGGTTTCTACGCCGACTGGGTGAGCGTCGCGGCCGACGAGGCGCGGCATTTTGCGATGCTGGAGGAGCGGCTGGCGGAACTGGGCCACCGCTACGGTGACTTTCCTGCCCACAATGGACTTTGGGAAATGGCCAAGAAGACAGCGGACTCCTGTCTCAATCGCATGGCGCTCGTGCCGCGCGTGCTCGAAGCGCGTGGGTTGGATGTCACGCCGGGAATGATGGCCCGTCTGCAATCCACCGGCGATACACGGACGGTCGCCATCCTCGACATAATCCTGGCCGAAGAAGTGGCCCACGTGGCCGCTGGTTCGCGCTGGTTTGAATGGTGTTGCCAACGCGCGGGCATTGATCCCGCTGAAACCTTCGATACCCTGTTGCGAACGCATTGCCGCGGCGTCGTACGCGGCCCCTTCAACCGGACGGCGCGCCTAGCGGCGGGGTTCAGCGTCGAGGAAATGGCCCGCCTCGACACGCTGGTCGCCTGA
- the purF gene encoding amidophosphoribosyltransferase, translating to MCGIIGIVGKSEVASALYDGLTVLQHRGQDAAGIATVDGARLRLHKARGLVRDVFQRDDMLKLRGRAGIGHCRYPTAGSDDVGESQPFYVNSPYGIALAHNGNLVNAEAISNELFEGDRRHINTDSDSEVLLNVLAHELQIQERMALSPDHLFKAVAGVHERSRGGYAVVALVLGYGILAFRDPHGIRPLVLGERETADGKEYAVASESVALDILGFRRLRDVEPGEAVLLGFDGSLHSRRCAEGYTHTPCIFEYVYLARPDSMIEDVSVYKARLRMGERLAAKIQRLKPDHGIDAIIPIPDTARTAASSLASELGIPMREGFVKNRYIGRTFIMPGQSERVKSVRRKLNAIDLEFRNKTVLLVDDSIVRGTTSKQIIQMAREAGARKVYFASAAPPVRYPNVYGIDMPAAAELIAHNRSEEEISALLGADWLVYQDLDDLIASVSEGNEALQKFDTSCFSGEYVTGVQADYLRELEFARSDEAKNLRRAS from the coding sequence ATGTGCGGAATTATTGGAATTGTCGGAAAGTCCGAGGTTGCCTCGGCGCTGTATGACGGACTGACCGTCCTGCAGCATCGCGGCCAGGATGCCGCCGGCATCGCAACGGTCGACGGCGCGCGGCTGCGCCTGCACAAGGCTCGCGGGCTGGTGCGTGATGTGTTCCAGCGCGATGACATGCTCAAGCTTCGCGGTCGCGCCGGCATCGGACACTGTCGTTATCCGACGGCGGGTTCGGACGACGTGGGTGAGTCGCAGCCCTTCTACGTGAACTCGCCCTACGGTATCGCGCTCGCCCACAACGGCAACCTGGTCAACGCCGAGGCGATCAGCAACGAGCTCTTCGAGGGCGACCGCCGCCATATCAACACGGATTCGGATTCCGAAGTGCTGCTCAACGTGCTGGCACACGAGCTGCAGATCCAGGAACGCATGGCGCTTTCGCCGGATCATCTGTTCAAGGCCGTCGCCGGCGTGCACGAGCGTTCACGCGGCGGCTACGCCGTGGTTGCCCTGGTGCTGGGATACGGCATCCTCGCGTTTCGCGATCCGCACGGTATCCGCCCGCTGGTGCTCGGTGAGCGTGAAACTGCGGACGGCAAGGAGTACGCCGTTGCATCGGAATCCGTAGCGCTCGATATCCTAGGCTTCCGTCGCCTGCGCGATGTGGAGCCGGGCGAGGCTGTCCTGCTCGGGTTCGACGGTTCCCTGCACAGCCGTCGTTGTGCCGAAGGCTATACCCACACACCGTGCATCTTCGAATACGTCTACCTGGCGCGACCGGATTCGATGATCGAAGACGTCTCGGTGTACAAGGCGCGGCTGCGCATGGGCGAACGCCTCGCCGCAAAGATCCAGCGCCTGAAGCCTGACCATGGTATCGACGCGATCATTCCGATTCCCGACACGGCCCGCACGGCGGCCAGCTCGCTCGCCAGCGAGCTCGGTATTCCCATGCGCGAAGGCTTCGTCAAGAACCGCTATATCGGCCGGACCTTCATCATGCCGGGGCAGAGCGAGCGCGTGAAATCGGTGCGCCGCAAGTTGAACGCGATCGATCTGGAGTTCCGCAACAAGACGGTGCTGCTGGTGGATGACTCCATCGTGCGCGGCACGACCTCCAAGCAGATCATCCAGATGGCCCGCGAAGCCGGTGCGCGCAAAGTGTATTTCGCCTCCGCTGCGCCGCCTGTCCGCTACCCGAACGTCTACGGCATCGACATGCCCGCCGCGGCGGAACTGATCGCGCACAATCGCAGCGAGGAGGAAATCTCGGCGCTGCTCGGCGCCGACTGGCTCGTCTACCAGGACCTGGACGACCTGATCGCCTCTGTCAGCGAAGGTAACGAAGCCCTGCAGAAGTTCGATACGTCGTGCTTCTCCGGCGAGTATGTCACCGGCGTGCAGGCGGACTACCTGCGCGAGCTGGAGTTCGCCCGCTCGGACGAAGCCAAGAACCTGCGTCGCGCTTCCTGA
- a CDS encoding CvpA family protein: protein MNWADYTILGVLGLSVVVGLWRGLVSEVMALVCWAASFWVAWMFGEPLSRQFTAIDVPSARLLLAYGLCFFGVLVVGAILSFIVRKLVSGSGLSGTDRLLGMMFGLARGVLVVTLAVLMLGFTPFPRDAWWRESRLMPSFQGGAEWLSARLPEAVSKYVDFKGMLNLPAGLPKPAAPPASDPPPVAPPAPPATTKSST from the coding sequence ATGAACTGGGCGGACTACACCATCCTCGGCGTCCTCGGCCTTTCGGTCGTCGTCGGTCTTTGGCGTGGGCTGGTCTCCGAAGTGATGGCGCTGGTGTGCTGGGCAGCCTCCTTCTGGGTGGCCTGGATGTTCGGCGAGCCGCTGTCGCGGCAGTTCACGGCTATCGACGTCCCGTCCGCGCGCCTCCTGCTGGCGTATGGTCTGTGCTTCTTCGGCGTGCTGGTCGTCGGCGCCATCCTCTCCTTCATCGTTCGCAAGCTTGTATCCGGCAGCGGATTGAGCGGAACAGACCGCCTGCTCGGCATGATGTTTGGATTGGCCCGGGGCGTGCTGGTGGTGACGCTGGCGGTCCTGATGCTGGGGTTCACGCCGTTCCCGCGCGATGCGTGGTGGCGCGAGTCCCGGCTGATGCCCAGTTTCCAGGGCGGTGCCGAATGGCTGTCAGCACGGCTGCCGGAGGCTGTCAGCAAGTACGTCGATTTCAAGGGCATGCTGAACCTGCCGGCAGGCTTGCCGAAACCGGCTGCGCCACCGGCATCCGACCCGCCGCCGGTGGCGCCGCCGGCGCCACCTGCAACAACTAAATCTTCCACTTAG
- a CDS encoding SPOR domain-containing protein, with amino-acid sequence MDSQLKQRLIGAAVLIVLAIIFVPMFLSGSPPKQDTVTENLAIPPAPEREFQTRVVPADGGKATIPTPAPAAVPPVAPSSNTDKVTTVEADKNPRVEVPYDQPPPTQAKTDPRTPPPVAPVKPPVERVLPTATAHGRFAVHLGVFTSNANADALVGAARKQGISAYTETADVDGKPATRVRLGPFEDRATAESARLKLQQADAKFKGSVVEIAATPKADAPAAALPANRAGGWAVQLGAFKSPEEANKLLARVKGAGFSSYVDTTGQGAEKLWRVRVGPEADRGNTEKLRDAVKQKLTIAGMIVTVP; translated from the coding sequence ATGGATTCCCAGCTCAAACAGCGCCTGATCGGCGCCGCTGTATTGATCGTGCTCGCGATCATTTTTGTCCCGATGTTCTTGTCCGGCTCGCCGCCCAAGCAGGATACAGTCACCGAGAATCTGGCTATTCCTCCGGCGCCCGAGCGCGAGTTCCAGACGCGCGTGGTGCCGGCCGACGGCGGCAAGGCCACGATTCCCACACCGGCGCCGGCCGCGGTCCCACCCGTCGCCCCGTCGTCGAATACCGACAAGGTCACCACCGTCGAAGCCGACAAGAACCCACGCGTCGAGGTGCCGTACGACCAGCCTCCGCCGACGCAGGCCAAGACAGACCCTCGTACGCCACCGCCGGTGGCACCGGTCAAGCCGCCGGTGGAACGCGTTCTGCCGACCGCCACGGCCCACGGCCGGTTTGCGGTACACCTGGGCGTGTTCACCAGCAATGCGAACGCCGACGCCCTGGTGGGAGCTGCGCGCAAGCAGGGTATCAGCGCCTACACGGAAACCGCGGATGTCGACGGCAAGCCGGCGACACGCGTGCGGCTGGGCCCCTTTGAAGACCGTGCCACCGCAGAGTCGGCACGTCTGAAACTGCAGCAGGCCGACGCCAAGTTCAAAGGCAGTGTCGTCGAGATCGCAGCCACGCCGAAGGCGGACGCCCCGGCTGCCGCATTGCCCGCCAATCGTGCCGGTGGCTGGGCGGTGCAGCTGGGGGCTTTCAAGTCCCCGGAAGAGGCCAACAAGCTGCTGGCGCGGGTCAAGGGCGCCGGCTTTTCCAGCTATGTCGATACCACCGGGCAGGGCGCCGAGAAACTCTGGCGCGTGCGGGTGGGGCCCGAGGCTGACCGCGGCAATACGGAGAAATTGCGCGACGCCGTCAAACAAAAACTGACCATCGCCGGCATGATCGTGACGGTTCCCTAG
- the folC gene encoding bifunctional tetrahydrofolate synthase/dihydrofolate synthase, with product MPYSLQEWLDYQQKVHALGVDLGLARASEVWRRMGAPRPAATVVTVAGTNGKGSTVALLEAIWTAAGYRVGAYTSPHLLRYNERVRVDGADAADASLIAAFDQIEQARETIPLTYFEFGTLAALWLFAQAGLDVAVLEVGLGGRLDAVNIVDADAVAVTTIALDHQDWLGNDRDTIGREKAGVARRDRIAVVSEAHPPDGLLRALAEAGARVHRAGVDFQMTPAADGWHWTGGSSRYRIPPPALAAPCQPQNIAGAVALVDALQSRMPVLPDAIIKGVAAAQVAGRLQRVRVGDGELVIDVAHNPQAAGVLAEWLAQEPSRPTMAVFSALADKDIAGIVRPLADRFVHWHLSGLDSVSDRGRTALTLANAVAARLPYAGIAVHATVEAALDAVAPVLRDGARVVAFGSFFVAADALRWAARHSPAAGSDSRVKVQG from the coding sequence GTGCCGTATTCGCTGCAGGAATGGCTGGATTACCAGCAGAAGGTGCATGCGCTCGGCGTCGATCTCGGCCTGGCCCGTGCCAGCGAGGTCTGGCGCCGCATGGGCGCGCCGCGTCCGGCCGCAACCGTCGTCACGGTGGCCGGAACCAACGGCAAAGGTTCGACCGTCGCCCTGCTTGAAGCGATCTGGACAGCCGCCGGCTACCGGGTAGGTGCATACACCTCACCGCACCTGTTGCGCTACAACGAGCGCGTCCGCGTCGATGGCGCGGACGCCGCCGACGCATCACTCATTGCCGCCTTCGACCAGATCGAGCAGGCGCGCGAAACGATTCCGCTGACCTATTTCGAATTCGGCACGCTGGCCGCACTGTGGCTCTTCGCGCAGGCGGGGCTGGATGTCGCCGTACTTGAGGTGGGCCTCGGCGGACGTCTGGATGCCGTCAACATCGTGGATGCAGATGCGGTCGCGGTCACGACGATTGCGCTGGATCACCAGGATTGGCTGGGCAATGACCGCGACACGATCGGTCGCGAGAAAGCCGGTGTGGCGCGCCGGGACCGGATTGCGGTCGTCAGTGAGGCGCATCCACCAGACGGCCTGCTCCGGGCGCTGGCCGAGGCAGGAGCACGGGTCCACCGTGCCGGCGTTGACTTCCAGATGACCCCGGCCGCCGATGGCTGGCATTGGACCGGTGGATCGTCCCGCTACCGGATTCCGCCGCCCGCGCTGGCCGCGCCGTGCCAGCCGCAGAACATTGCCGGAGCGGTGGCCCTGGTTGATGCGCTGCAGTCGCGGATGCCAGTCCTGCCCGATGCCATCATCAAGGGCGTGGCGGCCGCACAGGTGGCGGGGCGGTTGCAACGCGTGCGGGTAGGTGACGGCGAGCTGGTGATCGACGTCGCCCACAACCCCCAGGCCGCCGGCGTCCTGGCCGAATGGCTGGCGCAGGAGCCGTCCCGGCCGACGATGGCAGTTTTCAGTGCGCTGGCGGACAAGGACATCGCGGGTATCGTCCGGCCACTGGCTGATCGGTTTGTCCATTGGCACCTGTCCGGCCTGGATTCGGTCAGCGATCGTGGCCGTACGGCGTTGACCTTGGCCAACGCGGTCGCTGCCCGGCTGCCGTACGCCGGAATCGCGGTGCACGCCACCGTGGAGGCAGCCCTGGATGCTGTGGCGCCGGTGTTGCGCGATGGTGCACGGGTCGTGGCCTTCGGTTCATTCTTTGTCGCGGCCGATGCGTTGCGCTGGGCGGCGCGTCATTCGCCGGCAGCCGGGTCGGATTCACGGGTGAAGGTGCAAGGTTAG
- the accD gene encoding acetyl-CoA carboxylase, carboxyltransferase subunit beta gives MSWLSKLMPSRIRTQGTSKGKVPEGLWEKCDGCAAVLYRPELERNLEVCPQCGHHHAILARKRLNAFFDDGTTEELFADLEPVDTLKFKDSKRYKDRIVAAQKQTGEKDALIAMRGQLKGRPLVGVAFEFTYMGGSMGSVVGEKFTRAAERALADRVPLVCWSATGGARMQEGLLSLMQMAKTSAALARLRSAGIPYVSVLTHPTTGGVSASLGMLGDLNIAEPKALIGFAGPRVIEQTVRETLPEGFQRSEFLLEHGAVDAIVDRREIRDKLADILALLMRQPRVAA, from the coding sequence ATGAGCTGGCTTTCGAAATTGATGCCGTCGCGCATCCGTACCCAGGGCACGAGCAAAGGCAAGGTGCCCGAAGGGTTGTGGGAAAAGTGCGATGGTTGTGCGGCTGTCCTCTACCGTCCCGAGCTGGAACGCAATCTGGAAGTGTGCCCGCAGTGCGGTCATCACCACGCGATCCTGGCGCGCAAGCGGCTCAACGCCTTCTTCGACGATGGCACCACCGAGGAGCTGTTTGCCGACCTCGAGCCCGTCGATACGCTGAAGTTCAAGGATTCCAAGCGCTACAAGGACCGCATCGTCGCCGCACAGAAGCAGACCGGCGAGAAAGATGCCCTGATCGCCATGCGCGGCCAGCTCAAGGGCCGCCCGCTGGTGGGCGTGGCTTTCGAGTTCACCTATATGGGCGGCTCGATGGGGTCGGTGGTTGGCGAGAAGTTCACCCGCGCCGCCGAGCGCGCACTGGCCGACCGCGTACCGCTGGTGTGCTGGTCCGCCACCGGTGGCGCCCGGATGCAGGAAGGCCTGCTGTCCCTGATGCAGATGGCCAAGACGTCGGCCGCCCTGGCCCGGCTCCGTTCGGCGGGCATCCCGTATGTGTCGGTGCTGACGCACCCGACGACCGGCGGCGTCTCCGCCAGCCTGGGCATGCTCGGTGACCTCAACATTGCCGAACCCAAGGCGCTGATCGGCTTTGCCGGCCCGCGCGTGATTGAGCAGACAGTCCGCGAAACTCTGCCCGAAGGCTTCCAGCGGTCGGAATTCCTGCTCGAGCACGGTGCCGTCGACGCCATCGTCGACCGCCGCGAGATCCGCGACAAACTGGCCGACATCCTCGCGCTGCTGATGCGCCAGCCGCGGGTTGCCGCCTGA
- the trpA gene encoding tryptophan synthase subunit alpha, which translates to MNRIDQRFAELAAARRRGLIPFVTGGDPLPDATVALMHALVAAGADLIELGVPFSDPMADGPVIQHANERALAKGVGLRRILEWVAEFRRSDAATPIVLMGYLNPIEIYGFERFARDARQAGVDGVLLVDCPVEELDTAAPLRDAGLNQIFLAAPTTDAARLESICNTAQGFLYYVSFAGITGAARLSTEAVREKVAAIRTRARTPVAVGFGVKDAASAAAIAQFADAVVIGSALVETIAGSESAVEACRRATEFLAPIRTALDAVEGADAA; encoded by the coding sequence ATGAACCGAATTGATCAACGTTTTGCCGAACTGGCCGCCGCGCGCCGTCGCGGACTCATTCCGTTCGTGACCGGCGGCGACCCACTGCCTGATGCGACCGTGGCGCTGATGCATGCGCTGGTCGCCGCGGGCGCCGACCTCATCGAACTGGGCGTGCCGTTCTCCGACCCGATGGCCGATGGCCCGGTGATCCAGCACGCTAATGAGCGCGCTCTTGCGAAGGGTGTGGGCCTGCGCCGCATCCTCGAATGGGTGGCTGAATTCCGTCGCTCTGACGCGGCCACGCCGATTGTCCTGATGGGATACCTCAATCCGATCGAGATATACGGCTTCGAGCGTTTTGCCCGCGACGCCCGCCAGGCCGGAGTCGATGGCGTGCTGCTGGTGGATTGCCCGGTGGAAGAGCTCGACACCGCCGCCCCTCTGCGCGATGCCGGGCTGAACCAGATTTTCCTGGCGGCGCCCACGACCGATGCGGCGCGCCTGGAGTCAATCTGCAACACGGCGCAGGGCTTCCTGTACTACGTCTCCTTTGCGGGCATTACCGGGGCGGCACGACTGAGCACCGAGGCGGTGCGCGAGAAGGTGGCCGCGATCCGCACCCGTGCCCGTACCCCGGTCGCTGTCGGCTTTGGCGTGAAGGATGCGGCCTCGGCGGCGGCGATCGCGCAGTTTGCAGACGCCGTGGTGATCGGCAGCGCCCTGGTGGAAACGATTGCCGGCAGCGAATCGGCGGTCGAGGCCTGCCGGCGCGCGACCGAGTTCCTGGCGCCGATCCGGACCGCCCTCGATGCGGTCGAGGGCGCCGACGCCGCCTGA
- the trpB gene encoding tryptophan synthase subunit beta — MTNPPIDFHQLPDAHGRFGRYGGLFVAETLMAPLAELTEAYLRLRQDPQFIAEFDHDLKHYVGRPSPIYHAERLSQKVGGAQILLKREDLNHTGAHKINNTIGQALVAKRMGKRRIIAETGAGQHGVASATVCARLGIQCVVYMGAVDVERQAINVFRMKLLGAEVVPVQSGSKTLKDALNEALRDWVTNVDDTFYMIGTVAGPHPYPMMVRDFNAVVGREARAQMLEQYGRLPHALVACVGGGSNAIGLFHAFLNDADVAMYGAEAAGEGIETGRHAASLAAGRPGVLHGNRTYVISDDDGQIIETHSVSAGLDYPGVGPEHAYLKDTGRAKYLGITDDEALAAFHELARTEGILAALESSHAIAQGIKLARELPRDQLVLVNLSGRGDKDVHTIARREGLTL; from the coding sequence ATGACCAACCCGCCCATTGATTTCCACCAACTGCCCGATGCTCACGGCCGATTCGGCAGATACGGCGGATTGTTCGTCGCCGAAACCCTGATGGCGCCGCTGGCGGAGCTGACCGAGGCCTACCTGCGGTTGCGCCAGGATCCGCAATTCATCGCCGAGTTTGACCACGACCTCAAACACTACGTCGGCCGGCCGAGCCCGATCTATCACGCGGAACGGCTGTCGCAGAAGGTCGGTGGTGCCCAGATCCTGCTCAAGCGCGAAGACCTCAACCACACCGGCGCACACAAGATCAACAACACGATCGGCCAGGCCCTCGTCGCCAAGCGCATGGGCAAGCGTCGCATCATCGCCGAGACCGGCGCCGGCCAGCACGGCGTGGCCAGCGCCACGGTGTGTGCGCGGCTGGGCATCCAGTGCGTCGTGTACATGGGCGCGGTCGATGTGGAGCGCCAGGCGATCAACGTTTTCCGCATGAAGCTCCTGGGCGCGGAAGTGGTGCCGGTGCAATCGGGTTCGAAGACGTTGAAGGACGCCCTGAACGAGGCGCTGCGCGACTGGGTCACCAATGTCGACGACACCTTCTACATGATCGGAACGGTGGCTGGCCCGCATCCGTATCCGATGATGGTGCGCGACTTCAACGCCGTGGTTGGCCGCGAGGCGCGCGCCCAGATGCTGGAGCAATACGGCCGGTTGCCCCATGCCCTGGTGGCGTGCGTCGGTGGCGGCTCGAACGCGATCGGGTTGTTCCACGCCTTCCTCAACGATGCTGACGTTGCGATGTACGGCGCGGAAGCGGCGGGCGAGGGCATCGAAACCGGCCGGCACGCCGCATCGCTGGCCGCGGGGCGGCCTGGAGTGCTGCATGGCAATCGCACCTATGTCATCAGCGACGACGACGGCCAGATCATCGAGACGCACTCCGTGTCGGCCGGGCTGGATTATCCCGGCGTCGGTCCGGAGCATGCCTATCTCAAGGATACGGGCCGGGCGAAGTACCTGGGTATCACCGACGACGAGGCACTGGCTGCGTTCCACGAGCTGGCCCGCACCGAGGGCATCCTGGCTGCGCTCGAATCGAGCCACGCCATTGCCCAGGGCATCAAGCTGGCGCGCGAACTGCCGCGTGACCAGTTGGTGCTGGTGAACCTGTCCGGGCGTGGTGACAAGGACGTTCATACTATTGCCCGCCGCGAAGGCCTCACGCTTTGA
- a CDS encoding phosphoribosylanthranilate isomerase: protein MKFCGLTRREDVDAAMTLGVDAIGFVLTRRSKRFVELDLAASLRAGVAPFVDVVALVMDDEPAWIEEVISRLAPDLLQFHGGETADFCTQFGRRYLKAVPMASVVDVAAYVREHPQAAGFLLDSHAVGGQGGTGEAFDWKRMPRDVARPLILAGGLHAGNVEQAVRVARPYAVDVSSGIEASPGIKDVSRMKQFAQALYQAGASNDQPAH from the coding sequence ATGAAGTTCTGCGGTCTCACGCGGCGAGAGGATGTCGATGCCGCGATGACGCTGGGCGTGGACGCGATTGGCTTCGTCCTCACGCGCCGGAGCAAGCGATTTGTCGAACTGGATCTGGCAGCCTCGCTGCGTGCGGGTGTTGCGCCGTTCGTCGATGTCGTTGCCCTGGTGATGGACGACGAACCCGCATGGATTGAAGAAGTCATTTCGCGCCTGGCGCCGGATCTGTTGCAATTCCATGGCGGCGAGACGGCTGACTTTTGCACGCAATTCGGCCGGCGCTATCTCAAGGCGGTGCCCATGGCCAGCGTCGTGGATGTCGCGGCCTACGTGCGCGAACACCCGCAGGCAGCCGGTTTCCTGCTCGATAGCCATGCCGTCGGCGGGCAGGGCGGAACCGGTGAAGCTTTCGATTGGAAACGCATGCCGCGCGATGTGGCCAGGCCGCTGATCCTTGCCGGTGGCCTGCACGCGGGAAATGTCGAGCAGGCCGTGCGTGTCGCGCGACCCTATGCCGTCGATGTCTCCAGCGGCATTGAAGCGTCGCCGGGCATCAAGGACGTCTCTCGAATGAAACAATTTGCGCAAGCGCTGTACCAGGCCGGAGCATCGAATGACCAACCCGCCCATTGA
- the truA gene encoding tRNA pseudouridine(38-40) synthase TruA: MRIALGVEYDGTDFLGWQRLGTGRTVQGVLEEALSFVANTPIEVTCAGRTDAGVHGRCQVVHFDTDVQRQDRGWILGTNSRLPTEVAVRWLRHVPDAFHARFSARARRYRYTLLNRPIRPALDARFVAWERLPLDVERMQAGAQHLIGEHDFNAFRTVACQAPNPVRTIHALQIERDDDRIHFEIQANAFLHHMVRNIIGSLLPVGLGERPPEWVGEVLRGRDRALAGPTAPACGLTFLRPLYPDEFGLPAEVCL; this comes from the coding sequence TTGCGTATCGCCCTTGGTGTTGAGTACGACGGAACGGATTTCCTTGGCTGGCAACGGCTGGGAACGGGGCGAACTGTCCAGGGCGTGTTGGAAGAGGCCCTGTCTTTCGTGGCGAATACGCCGATCGAAGTAACGTGCGCTGGCCGCACCGACGCAGGCGTCCACGGGCGCTGCCAGGTGGTTCATTTCGACACCGACGTGCAGCGCCAGGATCGCGGCTGGATCCTGGGTACGAACTCCCGACTGCCGACCGAAGTCGCCGTCCGATGGCTGCGGCACGTGCCCGATGCATTCCACGCGCGTTTTTCCGCCCGCGCCCGACGTTATCGCTACACGCTGCTCAATCGTCCGATCCGCCCCGCGCTCGACGCACGCTTCGTCGCCTGGGAGCGGCTGCCGCTGGATGTGGAGCGAATGCAGGCGGGCGCGCAGCACCTGATTGGCGAGCACGATTTCAACGCCTTCCGCACGGTTGCCTGCCAGGCGCCCAATCCGGTGCGCACGATTCACGCCCTGCAGATTGAGCGCGACGATGACCGTATTCATTTCGAGATCCAGGCCAACGCGTTTCTGCATCACATGGTGCGCAACATCATCGGCAGTCTGCTGCCGGTAGGTTTGGGCGAGAGGCCGCCGGAATGGGTCGGGGAGGTCCTCAGGGGGCGTGATCGCGCCCTGGCGGGCCCGACGGCGCCAGCCTGTGGCCTGACCTTCCTGCGTCCGCTTTATCCGGACGAGTTCGGGTTGCCGGCGGAGGTATGCCTGTGA